From one Dyella sp. 2HG41-7 genomic stretch:
- a CDS encoding MFS transporter, with protein MTHSSSIQTAGSGGTGFSGYQKFVVAVLAFLQFTIVLDFMLLAPLGALVTPALHITPGQFGDVVSAYAFAAGVSGILAAGFADRFDRKKLLLIFYTGFMTGTLLCALAHTYITLLLARMVTGLFAGVVSAASMAIVTDLFPLSMRGRVMGFIQTAFAASTVLGLPLSLWMSSRWGWNSPFFLIVAVCALVGGIIFGRLRPVNAHLTLHPDRNPLHHLLQTLTTRPYLIGFATTAMLTIGGFLLMPYSTLFIVHNVGISVDQLSIVYLVTGLVSAFMGPLIGRASDAFGKYRVFAFGCAATIVMVLIYTRMSNVGLWMLILISALLQIGIFSRMISSSALMSALPKPADRGAYMSISSSLQQMSGGLAAMLGGLVVAQASDGRLLHFEILGDVLVCTTLLSFVLMYFVNRRVTGAAIAPAAPPMESETGH; from the coding sequence GTGACCCATAGTTCGTCGATACAAACCGCCGGATCGGGCGGCACGGGTTTTTCCGGCTATCAGAAATTCGTGGTGGCCGTGCTGGCGTTTTTGCAGTTCACCATCGTGCTGGATTTCATGCTGCTAGCGCCATTGGGCGCGCTGGTCACGCCGGCGTTGCACATCACGCCCGGCCAATTCGGCGACGTGGTGTCGGCGTATGCGTTCGCGGCTGGCGTGTCGGGCATTCTCGCGGCGGGTTTCGCCGATCGCTTCGATCGAAAGAAACTGCTGCTGATCTTCTACACCGGCTTCATGACAGGCACTTTGCTTTGCGCGTTGGCGCATACCTACATCACGCTGCTGCTGGCGCGCATGGTGACGGGTTTGTTCGCCGGTGTGGTGAGCGCGGCGTCGATGGCGATCGTCACGGATCTCTTTCCGCTCTCGATGCGCGGTCGCGTGATGGGATTTATTCAAACGGCTTTCGCGGCCAGCACGGTGCTGGGCTTGCCGCTGAGCTTGTGGATGTCGAGTCGTTGGGGCTGGAATTCCCCGTTCTTCCTGATCGTGGCCGTGTGTGCGCTGGTCGGCGGCATCATCTTTGGACGACTGCGCCCGGTGAATGCGCACCTGACCCTGCATCCTGACCGCAATCCGCTGCATCACTTGCTGCAAACGCTCACGACGCGCCCCTATCTGATCGGTTTTGCGACCACCGCGATGTTGACCATCGGCGGCTTTTTGCTGATGCCGTATTCCACGCTGTTTATCGTGCATAACGTCGGCATTTCGGTGGATCAGCTGTCGATCGTGTATCTGGTGACGGGGCTGGTCTCGGCGTTTATGGGCCCGTTGATCGGGCGAGCCAGCGACGCGTTCGGCAAGTACCGAGTGTTCGCGTTCGGTTGCGCGGCGACGATTGTGATGGTGTTGATCTACACGCGCATGTCGAATGTTGGGTTGTGGATGCTGATCCTGATCAGTGCGTTGCTACAGATCGGCATTTTCTCGCGCATGATTTCGTCGTCGGCATTGATGTCGGCGTTGCCGAAACCGGCCGACCGCGGCGCGTACATGTCGATCAGTTCGTCGTTGCAGCAAATGTCGGGTGGTCTTGCGGCGATGCTCGGTGGCTTGGTGGTGGCGCAAGCGAGCGACGGTCGCCTGCTGCATTTCGAAATACTGGGCGACGTGCTTGTCTGCACCACGCTGCTGTCGTTCGTGTTGATGTATTTCGTCAACCGCCGCGTGACGGGCGCAGCCATCGCACCGGCTGCTCCGCCGATGGAAAGCGAAACCGGGCATTGA
- a CDS encoding NYN domain-containing protein, translated as MASDSIKLAVLIDADNTQPAISDGLLAEVAKYGTAHVKRAYGDWTGNQLKSWKEQLLTQSIQPIQQFSYTSGKNATDSAMIIDAMDLLYTGRFDGFCIVSSDSDFTRLAARIRESGLIVYGFGERKTPEPFVAACDKFIYTDILAAKPDEEQPLKPRAPAQLKKDGGLINLLRNAINAASDDEGWAGLGGVGSIITKQRPNFDSRSYGYGKLSDLIAAIDLFELDRRSPGEGRPKAIYVRNKRKSTSAA; from the coding sequence ATGGCCAGCGACAGTATCAAGCTCGCCGTCCTGATCGATGCCGACAACACGCAACCGGCCATCTCCGACGGTCTGCTGGCTGAGGTTGCGAAATACGGCACCGCGCATGTCAAACGCGCTTACGGCGATTGGACCGGCAACCAGCTGAAGAGCTGGAAAGAACAATTGCTCACGCAATCCATCCAACCGATTCAGCAATTCAGTTACACCAGCGGCAAAAACGCCACCGACTCGGCGATGATCATCGATGCGATGGATCTCTTGTACACCGGCCGCTTCGACGGCTTCTGCATCGTTTCCAGCGATAGCGATTTCACGCGGCTGGCGGCGCGCATTCGCGAATCGGGTTTGATCGTCTACGGTTTTGGCGAACGCAAAACGCCAGAGCCGTTCGTCGCCGCGTGCGACAAATTCATCTACACCGACATTCTCGCCGCCAAGCCCGACGAAGAACAGCCGCTCAAACCGCGCGCGCCGGCGCAATTGAAAAAAGATGGCGGCCTGATCAACCTGCTGCGCAACGCCATCAACGCCGCGTCCGACGACGAAGGCTGGGCGGGGCTCGGCGGCGTCGGTTCGATCATCACCAAACAGCGCCCGAATTTCGACTCTCGCAGTTACGGTTACGGGAAGCTCAGCGATCTGATCGCGGCGATCGATTTGTTCGAGCTGGATCGACGCAGCCCCGGCGAAGGTCGCCCGAAGGCGATCTATGTACGCAACAAGCGAAAATCGACGAGTGCCGCGTGA
- a CDS encoding exodeoxyribonuclease VII small subunit, whose product MAKPTSAPAQTPPVADFEHSLDELEQLVGRMEGGEMSLDESLSAFERGVGLYRHCQQALDQAELRVRLLLDPDAPDTAEPFKPEA is encoded by the coding sequence ATGGCCAAACCCACTTCCGCACCCGCCCAAACGCCCCCCGTCGCCGACTTCGAGCACTCGCTCGACGAACTGGAACAACTGGTCGGGCGCATGGAGGGTGGCGAAATGAGTCTGGACGAATCGCTGAGCGCCTTCGAGCGAGGCGTTGGCCTGTATCGTCACTGCCAGCAGGCGCTCGACCAGGCTGAACTGCGCGTGCGCCTTCTGCTCGATCCAGACGCGCCGGACACCGCCGAACCGTTCAAGCCCGAAGCGTAA
- the tldD gene encoding metalloprotease TldD, protein MNSLIAQAESRLLTPGGLATGDLDRVFTQLMGPSIDAADLYFQHSRSESWVLEEGIVKDGAHSIEQGVGVRAISGEKTGFAYSDEIVLPQLLEASKAARAIAHGGNGAGKPLALHGVKPLYPAIDPVESLPNPDKIAVLREVDAYARSRDPRVKQVIVSLSATLDTVLIAGSDGTLAADVRPLVRLSVQVIVEQNGRREQGYAGGGGRYGYRELLENGRATAFADEAVRQALVNLDAVDAPAGAMTVVLGPGWPGVLLHEAIGHGLEGDFNRKGSSAFAGRIGQRVAAPGVTVVDDGTLPGRRGSLSVDDEGTPTSCTTLIEDGILKGYMQDKLNARLMGMAPTGNGRRESFAQLPMPRMTNTYMLNGQHDPQEIIRSVKKGLYAVNFGGGQVDITNGKFVFSASEAYLIEDGKVTAPVKGATLIGSGPDVLTRVSMIGNDLALDEGIGVCGKDGQSVPVGVGQPTLRVESMTVGGTAS, encoded by the coding sequence ATGAATTCACTTATCGCCCAGGCTGAAAGTCGCCTGCTTACCCCCGGCGGCCTCGCTACCGGCGACCTCGATCGCGTGTTCACCCAGCTGATGGGGCCTTCGATCGACGCCGCCGACCTGTATTTCCAGCATTCGCGTAGTGAATCCTGGGTGCTGGAGGAGGGGATCGTGAAGGACGGCGCCCATTCCATCGAACAAGGCGTGGGCGTACGTGCGATCAGCGGCGAGAAAACCGGTTTCGCCTATTCGGATGAAATCGTGCTGCCGCAGTTGCTGGAGGCGTCCAAGGCGGCGCGGGCGATTGCGCATGGCGGCAACGGCGCCGGCAAGCCGCTGGCGTTGCATGGCGTCAAGCCGCTTTATCCGGCGATCGATCCGGTGGAAAGCCTGCCCAATCCCGACAAGATCGCGGTGTTGCGCGAAGTGGATGCGTACGCACGCTCGCGCGATCCGCGCGTCAAGCAAGTGATCGTGAGCTTGAGCGCCACGCTCGATACCGTGCTGATCGCCGGCTCCGACGGTACGCTCGCGGCGGACGTGCGTCCGCTTGTGCGATTGAGCGTGCAAGTGATCGTCGAGCAGAACGGTCGACGCGAACAAGGTTATGCAGGCGGTGGCGGTCGTTATGGTTATCGGGAATTGTTGGAGAACGGTCGCGCCACCGCGTTTGCGGATGAAGCCGTGCGCCAGGCGTTGGTCAATCTCGATGCGGTGGATGCGCCTGCTGGCGCGATGACGGTCGTACTCGGCCCCGGTTGGCCGGGCGTGTTGTTGCACGAGGCCATCGGACACGGCTTGGAAGGCGACTTCAATCGCAAGGGAAGTTCTGCGTTCGCCGGCCGCATCGGTCAACGTGTTGCCGCGCCAGGCGTCACCGTGGTGGATGACGGCACCTTGCCGGGTCGCCGCGGCTCGCTCAGCGTCGACGATGAAGGCACGCCCACCTCGTGCACCACCTTGATCGAAGACGGCATTCTCAAAGGTTATATGCAGGACAAGCTCAATGCGCGCTTGATGGGCATGGCGCCCACCGGCAACGGCCGCCGCGAATCGTTCGCGCAATTGCCGATGCCGCGTATGACCAATACGTACATGCTCAACGGTCAACACGATCCCCAGGAAATCATCCGTTCGGTGAAGAAGGGTTTGTACGCGGTGAACTTTGGCGGCGGCCAAGTCGACATCACCAACGGCAAGTTTGTGTTCTCCGCGAGCGAGGCGTATCTCATCGAAGACGGTAAGGTCACCGCGCCTGTAAAAGGCGCCACGTTGATCGGTAGCGGCCCCGATGTGCTCACGCGCGTGTCGATGATCGGCAACGATCTCGCGCTCGACGAAGGCATCGGTGTGTGCGGCAAGGACGGGCAAAGTGTGCCGGTTGGTGTGGGTCAGCCGACCTTGCGCGTGGAAAGCATGACCGTGGGTGGTACTGCGTCCTGA
- the pmbA gene encoding metalloprotease PmbA, with product MSDVVTSQDASQRELDRLSELAEDVIRRARAAGATQAEVSASIDTGLNVNVRLGEVETVEHTRDRGFGLTVYFGKRKGSASTADLNADSIQATLDQACAIARFTEEDEASGLADASRMATTFPDLDLWHPWAIDTADAIALGQEIEAAGRAHAGITNSDGASVQAGESVSVYANSHGFVGRERGTRHSLSVALIAGDESGMQRDYWYDSVRSASDFMNAKALGDKAAERTLARIGARRLSTQQSPVMFVPEIARGLIGHLIGAVSGGALYRHASFLLDHAGKQVMPSWLNIVERPHVMRGQGSGAFDAEGVATRDSVLVENGVLARYILGSYSARKLGLESTGNAGGIHNLVVEPGHGDGGAADDFRGMLRRLGTGLLVTEVMGQGVNTITGDYSRGAAGFWVENGEIAYPVEEITIAANLREMFMGIVAVGGDVDKRSHLLTGSILLDRMTIAGE from the coding sequence GTGAGCGATGTTGTGACCAGCCAGGACGCCAGCCAGCGCGAACTCGACCGACTGTCCGAACTGGCCGAAGACGTGATCCGCCGCGCCCGTGCCGCCGGCGCCACGCAGGCGGAGGTCTCCGCCAGCATCGACACCGGACTCAATGTGAACGTGCGTTTGGGCGAGGTGGAAACGGTCGAACACACGCGCGACCGTGGCTTCGGTCTGACTGTCTATTTCGGCAAACGCAAAGGCTCCGCGAGTACCGCCGATCTCAACGCCGATTCCATTCAGGCGACGCTTGATCAGGCTTGCGCCATCGCGCGCTTTACTGAAGAAGACGAGGCTTCCGGCTTGGCCGATGCGTCGCGCATGGCGACGACGTTTCCCGATCTCGATTTGTGGCATCCATGGGCGATCGATACCGCTGATGCGATCGCGCTCGGTCAGGAGATCGAAGCGGCCGGCCGCGCGCACGCCGGCATCACCAATTCCGATGGCGCGAGCGTGCAGGCGGGAGAAAGCGTTTCGGTCTACGCCAATTCGCATGGTTTCGTAGGACGCGAGCGCGGTACGCGGCATTCGCTGTCGGTCGCGTTGATCGCAGGCGATGAATCGGGCATGCAACGCGATTACTGGTACGACAGCGTGCGCAGCGCAAGTGATTTTATGAACGCCAAAGCGCTTGGCGATAAAGCTGCGGAGCGCACCTTGGCGCGCATCGGCGCGCGCCGTTTGTCGACGCAGCAATCGCCGGTGATGTTTGTGCCGGAGATTGCGCGCGGTTTGATCGGACATCTGATCGGCGCAGTCAGCGGCGGCGCGCTGTATCGCCATGCAAGTTTTCTGCTCGATCACGCCGGCAAGCAAGTGATGCCGTCGTGGCTCAACATCGTCGAGCGTCCGCATGTGATGCGCGGTCAGGGATCGGGCGCGTTCGATGCGGAAGGCGTGGCGACGCGCGATAGCGTGCTGGTCGAAAACGGTGTGTTGGCGCGTTACATCCTCGGCAGCTATTCCGCGCGCAAGCTTGGCCTGGAGTCCACCGGCAACGCCGGCGGCATTCACAATCTGGTGGTCGAGCCCGGTCACGGCGACGGCGGTGCGGCAGACGATTTCCGCGGCATGTTGCGTCGCCTCGGCACCGGTTTGTTGGTCACCGAAGTGATGGGGCAGGGCGTCAACACCATTACCGGCGATTATTCGCGCGGCGCGGCGGGTTTCTGGGTGGAAAACGGGGAAATCGCTTATCCCGTGGAAGAAATCACCATCGCGGCGAATCTGCGCGAGATGTTTATGGGCATCGTGGCGGTGGGTGGCGACGTGGACAAACGTTCGCATCTGCTGACCGGTTCGATTCTGCTCGATCGCATGACCATCGCAGGCGAATAA
- a CDS encoding DUF1653 domain-containing protein encodes MSIATGIYRHYKGQSYRVIGTARHSETMEELVVYQALYGDYGLWVRPATMFAETVELEGEPIPRFALIDATPPVDFAQMADRKTP; translated from the coding sequence ATGTCCATAGCCACCGGCATCTATCGTCACTACAAAGGCCAGAGTTATCGCGTGATCGGCACCGCCCGGCACAGCGAAACCATGGAGGAGCTCGTCGTCTACCAGGCGCTGTACGGCGATTACGGCCTGTGGGTGCGGCCGGCGACGATGTTTGCCGAAACCGTGGAGCTGGAAGGCGAGCCTATCCCTCGCTTCGCCCTGATCGATGCCACGCCGCCTGTCGATTTCGCACAGATGGCCGACCGGAAAACACCGTGA
- a CDS encoding DUF4870 domain-containing protein, whose amino-acid sequence MSVPPESVVPPPPSEPYGGDIPAEERTWAMMAHLSALLGALVTVTFGHGWACFIGPLVIWLVKKDTMPFVNDQAKEALNFNITVAIATLVLLILSIVTFGIGLIIAIPMWVIIWIAWLVLTVVAGMKANEGVRYRYPFALRLIK is encoded by the coding sequence ATGAGCGTTCCGCCCGAGTCCGTTGTACCGCCTCCACCGAGCGAACCCTACGGTGGGGACATCCCGGCCGAAGAGCGCACCTGGGCCATGATGGCTCACCTCTCCGCGCTGCTGGGCGCCTTGGTTACCGTTACGTTCGGCCATGGCTGGGCCTGTTTCATCGGTCCGTTGGTGATCTGGCTGGTGAAGAAAGACACCATGCCTTTCGTCAATGATCAGGCGAAGGAAGCGCTGAATTTCAATATCACTGTGGCGATCGCGACGCTGGTGCTGCTGATTCTTTCCATCGTCACCTTCGGCATCGGATTGATCATCGCGATTCCGATGTGGGTGATCATTTGGATTGCGTGGCTAGTGCTCACGGTTGTTGCAGGGATGAAGGCCAACGAAGGCGTGCGCTATCGCTATCCGTTTGCATTGCGGCTCATCAAGTAA
- a CDS encoding sterol desaturase family protein, with amino-acid sequence MSDTPKPDLLEKIIDRTLKSPVEETRELLRSDGELKPGQGTVSSVIALSLGMLCLLAVLAFHFPQYLTTPDLRHKYSVDVLRQLLLVGLLVAGGLSLANVILGRRRQISMVAFAFVVIATALGGSRVPVGNFPDHTPYIGLDWFILDLLGSTLIFVVIEKLFPLYKRQAIFRKEWQTDLKHFAVNHFIVGLALLTVNFLLHHLFGGLLSSSFQQYVQHVPFLPQLLLCILVADLAQYWTHRAYHEVPFLWRFHSVHHSVKTMDWLAGSRQHMLELIATRVCVLAPLYVLGFSEGVMNAYIIVVGFQAVFNHANVHLPWGPLKYIFVTPNFHHWHHASDDEAIDRNYAAHYAFLDYIFGTAVMSKNKFPQKYGVVGDYMPDGFIRQQLFPFRGSTKPVE; translated from the coding sequence ATGAGCGACACGCCCAAACCGGATTTGCTGGAAAAAATCATCGACCGCACGCTGAAAAGTCCGGTCGAAGAAACGCGCGAGTTGCTGCGCAGCGACGGCGAGCTCAAGCCTGGGCAAGGCACGGTCAGCAGCGTGATTGCGCTCTCGCTCGGCATGCTGTGCCTGCTCGCGGTTTTGGCGTTCCACTTTCCGCAATATCTAACCACGCCGGATCTGCGCCACAAGTATTCGGTCGATGTGCTGCGGCAATTGCTGCTGGTTGGATTGCTGGTGGCCGGCGGCTTGTCGTTGGCCAATGTGATTTTGGGGCGGCGGCGCCAGATCAGCATGGTCGCGTTCGCGTTTGTCGTCATCGCTACCGCGTTGGGCGGATCGCGCGTGCCGGTCGGCAACTTTCCCGATCACACACCGTATATCGGGTTGGATTGGTTCATTCTGGATTTGCTGGGCTCGACGCTTATTTTCGTCGTGATCGAAAAATTGTTTCCGCTCTACAAGCGGCAAGCGATCTTCCGCAAGGAGTGGCAGACGGATCTGAAGCATTTCGCCGTGAATCACTTCATCGTCGGCTTGGCCTTGTTGACGGTGAACTTTTTGCTGCATCACTTGTTCGGCGGACTGCTCAGCAGTTCGTTCCAGCAATATGTGCAACACGTGCCGTTCCTGCCGCAATTACTGCTGTGCATTCTGGTGGCGGACCTCGCGCAATATTGGACGCATCGCGCGTATCACGAAGTGCCGTTCCTTTGGCGGTTTCACTCGGTGCACCACAGCGTAAAAACTATGGATTGGCTGGCCGGGTCGCGCCAACACATGCTTGAGCTGATCGCCACGCGCGTGTGCGTGCTCGCACCGCTTTATGTGCTGGGTTTCAGCGAAGGCGTGATGAATGCGTACATCATCGTGGTCGGCTTCCAGGCGGTGTTCAATCACGCCAACGTGCATTTGCCATGGGGACCGCTGAAATATATTTTCGTGACACCCAATTTCCATCACTGGCATCACGCATCCGACGACGAAGCGATCGACCGCAATTACGCGGCGCATTATGCGTTCCTCGATTACATCTTCGGCACCGCCGTCATGTCGAAGAATAAATTTCCGCAGAAGTACGGTGTCGTCGGCGATTACATGCCGGACGGTTTTATCCGGCAGCAACTCTTTCCCTTTCGCGGCAGCACCAAGCCGGTCGAATAA
- a CDS encoding acetyl-CoA carboxylase carboxyltransferase subunit alpha yields MNPNFLDFEQPIAELEAKIEELRHASSGQAFNIDEEVGRLREKLKLKTADIFRTLTPWQITQLSRHPGRPYTLDYIGVMCDEFHELAGDRAYSDDAAIVGGIGRINGRSVVIIGHQKARDTKGKVRRNFGMPRPEGYRKALRLMKLAERFKLPLFTLIDTPGAYPGVGAEERGQSEAIARNLLEMAELKVPIICTVIGEGGSGGALAIGVGDRTIMLQYSTYSVISPEGCASILWKSAEKAKDAAEALGLIAPRLLELGLIDKVVREPFGGAHRNPHSMAVRLKAVLLNELDALEAIPVPELLEQRYRRLRSYGAYSE; encoded by the coding sequence ATGAATCCCAATTTCCTCGATTTTGAACAACCGATTGCCGAGCTGGAGGCCAAGATCGAGGAGCTCCGGCACGCAAGCAGCGGACAGGCTTTCAATATCGACGAAGAGGTCGGCCGTCTTCGCGAGAAGCTCAAGCTCAAGACGGCGGATATCTTCCGCACGCTGACGCCGTGGCAGATCACGCAGTTGTCGCGCCATCCCGGTCGTCCGTACACGCTCGATTACATCGGCGTGATGTGTGATGAGTTCCACGAACTGGCCGGCGATCGCGCGTATTCCGACGACGCGGCCATCGTGGGCGGCATCGGTCGCATCAACGGACGTTCGGTCGTCATCATCGGCCATCAGAAAGCACGCGACACCAAAGGCAAGGTCCGCCGCAATTTCGGCATGCCCCGGCCCGAGGGTTATCGCAAAGCGTTGCGTCTGATGAAGCTCGCCGAACGCTTCAAACTTCCGCTGTTCACCTTGATCGACACGCCAGGCGCCTACCCGGGCGTTGGTGCGGAAGAACGCGGACAGAGCGAAGCCATCGCGCGCAATCTCTTGGAAATGGCCGAGCTGAAAGTGCCGATCATCTGCACGGTGATCGGCGAAGGCGGCTCCGGCGGCGCGCTCGCGATCGGCGTCGGCGATCGCACTATCATGCTGCAGTACTCCACATACTCGGTGATTTCGCCCGAAGGCTGCGCATCGATTCTCTGGAAGAGCGCCGAGAAAGCCAAAGACGCCGCCGAAGCGCTGGGCCTGATCGCTCCGCGTCTGCTGGAGCTGGGCCTGATCGACAAAGTCGTGCGCGAACCGTTCGGCGGCGCGCATCGCAATCCTCATTCGATGGCCGTACGCCTCAAAGCCGTGCTGCTCAACGAACTGGACGCGCTGGAAGCGATCCCCGTGCCAGAACTTCTCGAACAGCGCTATCGCCGCTTGCGCAGCTACGGCGCCTACAGCGAGTAA
- the tilS gene encoding tRNA lysidine(34) synthetase TilS, with protein MNSDATLLDTLQQALREHPEGQLCVAFSGGPDSTAVLHALAHMPEARARGLRALHVDHGLHAESARWSAHCRAFSAALGLTCDVYMAKVDRSGGIGLEAAARHARYEIFAAHLHANERLVFGHHQDDQMETVLLKLLRGAGPEGLGGMRSERPLGEGIAWRPLLNVPRRVLRDYADAHDLACIHDPSNDDRQLARNHLRHEVIPLLTSHWPHAAISVTHSAMLCRAAADTLQQDWLVAFEMLRDDTTNSLNAPGWLALPPALRDPLLAHWLHAQGLTAPTTAQRQQIERQCTAQEGQLPCIQWPGAEVHVWKNRLWALTPRRTAPTQNALPWQGESLSLPDGGSLTLKPHAQLPLALSVRWRSGGERIKPAGDHHTRDLRSLFQTGAIPPWRRDVCPLLYEGDELIAVADRWLTARAETLFREAGGRPHWRPGR; from the coding sequence GTGAATAGTGACGCGACTTTGCTTGATACGCTGCAGCAGGCGTTGCGCGAGCATCCCGAAGGCCAACTTTGCGTGGCTTTCAGCGGCGGCCCCGATTCGACCGCCGTGCTGCACGCCTTGGCACACATGCCCGAAGCGCGCGCACGGGGCTTGCGCGCCTTGCACGTGGATCATGGACTGCATGCGGAAAGCGCGCGTTGGTCCGCGCATTGCCGCGCGTTCAGTGCTGCGCTCGGGCTCACGTGCGACGTGTACATGGCCAAGGTCGATCGCTCCGGCGGCATCGGGTTGGAAGCGGCTGCGCGACACGCGCGTTATGAAATCTTCGCAGCTCACCTGCACGCGAACGAACGCCTGGTTTTCGGTCATCACCAGGATGACCAGATGGAAACCGTGCTACTCAAACTGCTGCGCGGCGCAGGGCCGGAAGGTCTTGGCGGCATGCGCAGCGAACGTCCGCTCGGTGAAGGCATCGCGTGGCGACCGCTCTTGAATGTGCCGCGACGCGTCTTGCGCGACTACGCCGACGCACACGATCTCGCGTGTATTCACGACCCTTCCAACGACGACCGGCAACTTGCCCGCAACCATCTGCGTCACGAAGTCATTCCGCTGCTGACATCGCATTGGCCGCATGCCGCGATCTCCGTTACGCATAGCGCGATGCTGTGCCGCGCGGCGGCCGATACGTTGCAGCAGGATTGGCTGGTCGCCTTCGAGATGTTGCGCGACGACACCACCAACAGCCTCAACGCACCCGGTTGGCTTGCGCTGCCGCCGGCCTTGCGCGACCCATTGCTCGCGCATTGGTTGCATGCCCAAGGCCTGACCGCGCCGACCACCGCGCAACGACAACAGATCGAACGACAATGCACGGCACAGGAAGGCCAATTGCCGTGCATTCAATGGCCCGGCGCCGAAGTGCATGTATGGAAAAATCGCTTGTGGGCGCTGACGCCGCGTCGCACGGCGCCAACGCAAAACGCGTTGCCTTGGCAAGGCGAATCGCTATCGCTGCCCGATGGCGGTTCGCTGACACTGAAACCGCATGCGCAGCTTCCTCTTGCGTTGAGTGTTCGCTGGCGCAGCGGCGGAGAGCGAATCAAACCGGCTGGCGATCATCACACGCGCGATCTTCGTTCGTTGTTCCAGACGGGAGCCATTCCACCGTGGCGGCGTGACGTTTGTCCGTTGCTGTACGAAGGCGATGAACTGATCGCGGTGGCCGATCGCTGGTTGACGGCGCGTGCGGAAACTCTCTTTCGCGAAGCAGGCGGCCGGCCGCATTGGCGACCCGGCCGCTAA
- the yjgA gene encoding ribosome biogenesis factor YjgA, protein MTRTYTDDPDHDYGPTRTQQRRDALAVLAFAIQLSELPASKLARANLPEDVLREIENLRRITSNIARKRQLGFLAKVMRRHEDEAFEGARALLGENRDQQRKETAAMHRLEAMRERLLENDDALQGLIDQHPSIDRQHLRSLIRQARTERDANKPPRAYREIFQLLKELPESDTQ, encoded by the coding sequence GTGACACGCACTTACACCGACGACCCCGACCACGACTACGGCCCGACGCGTACACAACAGCGGCGCGATGCATTGGCCGTGCTGGCTTTCGCTATCCAATTGTCGGAGCTTCCGGCCAGCAAACTCGCCCGCGCCAACTTGCCGGAAGACGTGCTGCGCGAGATCGAAAATCTGCGCCGCATCACTTCGAATATCGCGCGCAAACGTCAGCTCGGTTTTCTAGCCAAAGTGATGCGCCGTCACGAGGACGAAGCGTTCGAAGGCGCACGCGCGCTGCTCGGCGAAAACCGCGATCAACAACGCAAAGAAACCGCCGCGATGCATCGACTGGAAGCGATGCGCGAACGGTTGTTGGAAAACGACGACGCGCTGCAAGGACTGATCGATCAGCATCCCTCGATCGATCGTCAGCATCTGCGCTCATTGATTCGCCAAGCACGCACCGAACGCGATGCGAACAAACCGCCGCGTGCGTATCGGGAGATCTTTCAGCTGCTGAAAGAACTCCCAGAAAGCGACACGCAATAG